A region of Deltaproteobacteria bacterium DNA encodes the following proteins:
- the npdG gene encoding NADPH-dependent F420 reductase yields the protein MQDSISIAIVGGTGSLGMGLAGRLARPGVRVLIGSRDAQRGADAAKDLNERLGTNFVEGMLNADAVREAELAVISVPYEGQEKMVADLAGELRGKIVIDAVVPLLKGRPFVPEAGSALLEAQKILGDDTPVIGALHNISALDLSAPDEPLGDVLVCGDSREAKERVIELLERIGATGLDAGPAANAYVVEGLTGVLIALNRRYKSKHASVKITGIH from the coding sequence ATGCAAGATTCCATTTCAATCGCTATTGTTGGAGGGACCGGAAGTCTGGGAATGGGCCTGGCGGGACGCTTGGCGCGTCCGGGCGTCCGGGTGCTCATCGGCTCACGGGACGCGCAGCGCGGCGCGGACGCGGCGAAGGATTTGAACGAAAGGCTGGGCACGAACTTCGTGGAGGGGATGCTCAACGCCGACGCGGTCCGTGAAGCGGAGCTTGCCGTCATCTCGGTCCCCTACGAGGGGCAGGAGAAGATGGTGGCCGACCTGGCCGGCGAGCTGCGCGGCAAGATCGTCATCGACGCGGTGGTGCCGCTGCTCAAAGGCCGGCCCTTCGTGCCCGAGGCCGGCTCGGCGCTGCTGGAGGCGCAGAAGATCCTGGGCGACGACACTCCGGTCATCGGCGCGCTGCACAACATCTCGGCGCTGGACCTGAGCGCGCCGGATGAACCCCTGGGCGACGTGCTGGTGTGCGGCGACAGCAGGGAAGCCAAGGAGCGCGTCATCGAGCTGCTGGAGCGCATCGGCGCCACCGGCCTGGACGCCGGTCCGGCGGCCAACGCCTATGTGGTCGAAGGGCTGACCGGCGTGCTCATCGCCCTCAACCGCCGCTACAAGTCGAAGCACGCCAGTGTGAAGATAACGGGCATTCACTAG